In Luteitalea sp. TBR-22, one genomic interval encodes:
- a CDS encoding DUF2092 domain-containing protein, with product MSTFTAAGRARTGIVLLACAAWLAAAGCSREPTTPEARRQRGDEIVRRMSEHLAAARTFTVETTDTRPRMRGGKEVALRTTRQLTVRRPDRLAFRVTGDVEFRGWFDGKKLTFVSDPNKVWARTDGAATIDDTLDRLAERLAMPLPMADFVYSSPFDALIGPDSKGGYVGRESIDGIPCVHVAYQHPAVDWDLWVAETGDPLPKKFRVTDKTGRPRTTDVTFTAWTLGVAVTDATFTPEVPAGFERIKLVVAVDDGPASTSSSSEPAATAPRP from the coding sequence ATGAGTACATTCACGGCCGCCGGGCGCGCCCGGACCGGCATCGTGCTGCTGGCATGTGCGGCATGGCTCGCTGCGGCGGGTTGCTCGCGCGAACCCACCACCCCCGAGGCACGGCGACAGCGCGGCGACGAGATCGTCCGCCGGATGAGCGAGCACCTCGCTGCCGCCCGGACGTTCACGGTGGAGACCACCGACACCCGCCCGCGCATGCGGGGCGGCAAGGAAGTCGCCCTGCGCACGACGCGCCAGCTGACCGTGCGGCGGCCGGACCGGCTCGCGTTCCGCGTCACCGGTGACGTGGAGTTCAGGGGGTGGTTCGACGGCAAGAAGCTGACCTTCGTGTCCGACCCCAACAAGGTGTGGGCCAGGACCGACGGCGCCGCCACGATCGACGACACGCTCGACCGCCTGGCCGAGCGACTGGCGATGCCGCTGCCGATGGCCGACTTCGTCTACAGCTCGCCGTTCGACGCCTTGATCGGTCCCGACTCCAAGGGCGGCTACGTCGGACGTGAATCCATCGACGGCATCCCCTGCGTGCACGTCGCCTACCAGCACCCCGCCGTCGACTGGGACCTCTGGGTCGCAGAAACGGGCGACCCGCTGCCGAAGAAGTTCCGCGTCACCGACAAGACCGGCCGGCCGCGGACCACCGACGTGACCTTCACCGCGTGGACGTTGGGCGTGGCGGTCACCGACGCGACGTTCACCCCGGAAGTGCCCGCAGGATTCGAGCGGATCAAGCTCGTGGTGGCGGTCGACGACGGGCCCGCGTCGACTTCGTCTTCCTCCGAACCGGCGGCGACTGCTCCGCGGCCGTGA
- a CDS encoding WD40 repeat domain-containing protein: protein MPRIPVVFSLLAAVHVGAGCSAPREAAPPVASVAAGGTSAGAVVHSATVTLPTRVTSLVAVNGSSSVAVGLGDGQVAIWTTTGAPVLMKPHDRSVLAVGSSKDGTEVWSLSEDGSLARTRTAAGASPVVVKVDLGPAPTRAAAFSADGAILLTGGEFGDVRVFDTATGGLRHTLRGHRTELQALAVRPGSTVAATASAEADLRLWDVAAGTAITAIAQDLSLFAVAFSPRGGTLASGGVDRRVTLRDAAFASTATVDLKAPLMVGALAWSPDGRFLAIGDIDDGTLARGGLRIVDATTRAAVATFDTGGVPPSALAFTGDGKVLVGVVGRDVRAWPVSQRN from the coding sequence ATGCCCCGTATCCCCGTGGTGTTCTCGCTGCTCGCCGCGGTTCACGTCGGCGCCGGGTGCTCCGCTCCGCGCGAGGCCGCACCGCCGGTGGCGTCGGTGGCCGCCGGCGGCACCAGTGCCGGGGCCGTCGTGCACTCCGCCACAGTGACCCTTCCGACGCGAGTCACGAGCCTGGTCGCCGTCAACGGCTCCTCGTCGGTAGCCGTGGGCCTTGGCGATGGCCAGGTGGCCATCTGGACGACGACCGGCGCGCCCGTGCTGATGAAGCCGCACGACAGGAGCGTGCTCGCGGTCGGATCCTCCAAGGACGGCACCGAGGTGTGGAGCCTGTCCGAGGACGGCTCGCTCGCGCGGACACGAACGGCTGCTGGCGCATCGCCCGTGGTCGTGAAGGTCGATCTCGGCCCCGCGCCGACGCGCGCCGCGGCATTCTCCGCCGACGGCGCGATCCTGCTGACCGGCGGAGAGTTCGGCGACGTGCGGGTCTTCGACACCGCCACCGGCGGCCTGCGGCACACGCTGCGCGGCCACCGGACCGAGTTGCAGGCGCTGGCGGTGCGTCCCGGTTCGACAGTCGCCGCGACGGCGAGCGCGGAAGCCGACCTGCGCCTGTGGGACGTCGCCGCCGGCACGGCGATCACGGCCATCGCGCAGGATCTCTCGCTATTCGCCGTGGCCTTCAGTCCGCGCGGGGGCACGCTCGCGTCTGGTGGCGTGGACAGGCGCGTCACGCTGCGTGACGCAGCCTTCGCCAGCACCGCCACGGTGGATCTGAAGGCGCCCCTGATGGTCGGGGCGCTGGCCTGGTCGCCTGACGGCCGGTTCCTTGCCATCGGCGACATCGACGATGGCACCCTCGCCAGGGGCGGTCTTCGTATTGTCGACGCGACGACGCGGGCAGCGGTCGCGACGTTCGACACGGGAGGCGTGCCGCCGTCCGCACTCGCGTTCACCGGCGACGGCAAGGTCCTCGTCGGTGTCGTGGGTCGTGACGTCCGCGCGTGGCCCGTGTCGCAGCGGAACTGA
- a CDS encoding PIN domain-containing protein — translation MTYVLDTNAVSALMKGNPAVVERLVATAPADVAIPQPVLAEIAYGIERLPRSKRRAALQARFELVVGEVPRVEWTDDVSVAFGRIKATLERRGTRIEDFDAAIAAHAVARDATLVTANLTHMTRVPGLRVEDWGR, via the coding sequence GTGACGTACGTCCTGGACACCAACGCGGTCTCGGCCCTCATGAAGGGCAACCCGGCGGTCGTCGAGCGACTGGTCGCCACCGCGCCTGCCGACGTCGCGATCCCGCAACCCGTGCTGGCCGAGATCGCGTACGGCATCGAGCGGCTGCCGCGATCGAAGCGCCGGGCGGCGTTGCAGGCGCGCTTCGAACTCGTTGTCGGCGAGGTCCCACGCGTTGAATGGACCGATGACGTGAGCGTCGCATTCGGCCGCATCAAGGCCACCCTCGAACGGCGTGGAACGCGGATCGAGGACTTCGATGCCGCCATCGCCGCACACGCCGTCGCTCGCGACGCGACCCTCGTGACGGCAAACCTCACCCACATGACGAGGGTGCCCGGGCTGCGCGTCGAGGACTGGGGTCGCTGA
- a CDS encoding ribbon-helix-helix protein, CopG family, whose product MPTTVHIPDPLLKSVDRRAKALGISRNRLVIRALEQAVAPQATWAPEFLERLRQVNRDTADAVDDMLAAVTVARRSKAPLDL is encoded by the coding sequence ATGCCGACCACCGTGCACATTCCCGATCCGCTGCTGAAATCGGTCGACCGCCGGGCGAAGGCCCTCGGCATCAGCCGGAACAGGCTCGTGATCCGCGCGCTGGAGCAGGCCGTTGCCCCGCAGGCGACCTGGGCGCCGGAGTTCCTCGAGCGTCTCAGGCAGGTGAACCGCGATACCGCCGATGCCGTGGACGACATGCTGGCGGCGGTCACGGTGGCGCGCCGCTCGAAGGCCCCGCTCGACCTGTGA
- a CDS encoding type II toxin-antitoxin system VapC family toxin has product MRLLLDTQVFLWMVAGSHRMPGALRERVCARDVSVWLSAASVWELAIKQGLGRIDLPGPAAEFAIAERTRHRITALPIDEAAIAHLPKLPDIHSDPFDRLLVCQAIEHELTLVSADRILRRYPIKTLWAGEES; this is encoded by the coding sequence ATGAGGCTGCTGCTGGATACGCAGGTGTTCCTGTGGATGGTCGCCGGGAGCCACCGCATGCCCGGGGCGCTGCGCGAGCGGGTCTGCGCTCGCGATGTCTCTGTGTGGCTCAGCGCGGCGTCGGTCTGGGAACTGGCCATCAAGCAGGGGCTCGGGCGGATCGATCTGCCTGGCCCTGCCGCCGAGTTCGCCATCGCGGAGCGGACGAGGCACCGCATCACGGCGCTGCCGATCGACGAAGCGGCGATTGCGCACCTTCCGAAGCTGCCCGACATTCATAGCGATCCGTTCGACCGTCTGCTCGTGTGCCAGGCGATCGAGCACGAACTGACGCTCGTCTCTGCAGACCGCATCCTGCGGCGCTATCCCATCAAGACCCTGTGGGCCGGAGAGGAGTCGTGA
- a CDS encoding type II toxin-antitoxin system Phd/YefM family antitoxin: MKRVSLAEAKARLSSLLDDVEQGHPVTITRHNVPVAEIRPVARPEDRPRPWGLARGTFDVPDDFDAPLPDDVLAAFEGRASR; this comes from the coding sequence ATGAAACGGGTCAGCCTTGCGGAGGCCAAGGCGCGTCTCTCCAGCCTCCTGGACGATGTGGAGCAGGGGCACCCGGTGACGATTACCCGCCACAACGTTCCGGTGGCGGAAATCCGTCCCGTTGCCCGGCCCGAGGACCGCCCGCGGCCCTGGGGTCTGGCGCGCGGCACGTTCGACGTGCCGGACGACTTCGACGCGCCTCTCCCAGACGATGTCCTTGCCGCCTTCGAGGGTCGCGCGAGCCGATGA